Part of the uncultured Cohaesibacter sp. genome is shown below.
TGACGAGGCCGATCAAACCGGCCAGCAAGCCATACTCCAAAGCGGTGGCTCCACTGTCATCGATCAGAAAGGAACGGAACTTGGGCATCGCGATGATCCAGACGGTTGCGTGAAGCGACAACATCGATCCAGCCAACCCTCTGGCTGGCAATTTGATGACCGAATGAATCAAATTTACAGAAAAATATGAAAAAATCTCATAAAAAGAGACGATAGCCCGGCCCTTCATGAAAGAATGGCAACCAAAAGCTTAAGGCGACATGCGACAAATTGCCGAAGGCTGGGCAATCAGGCGCCAAGTAGATCCACGAGAGGCGCAATCAGCGGCAGGTCTGCCGGAGGCATGGGAAAGTCGCGCAAGGCGCCTGCCCGCACCCATTTGAGCGCCTGCCCTTCTTGCGACTGAGGCACCCCTTCCCAGCGACGGCAGATATAGAGCGGCATCAGGAGATGGAATTCGTCATAGGCGTGGCTGGCAAAGGTCAACGGCGCCAGGCATGCTTCCTTGGTCTTGATGCCCAACTCTTCTTCCAGCTCGCGAACAAGAGCCACCTCAGGCCGTTCACCAGCTTCCAGCTTGCCACCGGGGAATTCCCAAAGGCCTGCGAGATTCTTCCCCTCGGGCCTCTGGGCAATCAGAATGCGGTTGTCTTCGTCCACCAACGCGACCGCGACCACGAGCAGGAGCCGAACCGGAGAATGGGTCTTGTCTTCTGGTGCGCTCATGCGAAGGGGTCCCTAGCTGCGGTAGTCGCCATTGATGGCGATATAGCCGTGGGTGAGGTCACAGGTCCAGACGGTTGCCTTGCCTGAGCCGATCCCCAGATCGGCGCGGATCTCAATTTCGTCATTCTTCATGTATGCGCTGGCGACCTCTTCGGAATAATCCGGATCACGCATGCCATCGACGGCCAGACGGAATGGCCCGAACCAGATGGCAAGCTTGTCACGATCGGCCATTTCGCCAGCCTTGCCGACAGCCGCCACGACACGCCCCCAGTTGGCGTCTTCTCCGGCAGCTGCCGTTTTCACCAGCGGGCTGTTGGCAATGGCCAGAGCCACACGCTTGGCAGCCGCGTCATTTTCGGCACCCGAGACGGTGATTTCGAGGAACTTGCTGGCCCCTTCGCCGTCACGCACGACCATCTTGGCGAGATCCTGCAGCAGCGCACTCAAGGCATTGGAAAAGGCTTCCAGACGGGCATCATCGGCCTTTTCGATCACCGGGCAGCCGCGCCCTTTGCCAGCGCCGGAGGCAAAGACCATCAGCGTGTCGCTGGTCGAGGTATCGCTATCAACGGTGATGGCGTTGAAGGAGGTGTCCACATGGCGGGAAAGCAGGGCCTGCAAAGCTTCCGCCGCAACCGGCGCATCGGTGAAGACAAAGCCGAGCATCGTCGCCATGTCCGGTGCAATCATGCCCGATCCCTTGGCGATGCCGTGGATCGTCACCGTGGTACCGTCGATATCGGCGCTGGCAGTTGCAGCCTTGACGAAGGTGTCCGTCGTCATGATGGCTCTGGCGGCATCCATGAAGGAAGCATTGGTCTTGTCGGAATCAAAAAGGGTGCCAAACAGCGAGGTGATCGGGGCCGGATCCAGAGGTTCGCCAATCACGCCCGTAGACGCCATGAAAACCTCGGAAGGCTTGCCACCACAGGCCTCAGCCGCCGCATTGGCAACAGCCGTGGTGGTCTTGACCCCGGCCGAGCCGGTAAAGGCGTTGGCGTTGGAGGCGTTGACCACCAGAGCACGGGCGCTGCCGCCTGCAAGATGGGCCTTGCACCAGTCTACCGGAGCAGACGGGCATTTGGAACGGGTATAGACACCGGCAACGGTCGTGCCTTCGGCCATCTCCACCACCAACAAATCGTTGCGGCCCTTGTATTTGACGCCGGTTGCAGCAACGCCAAGGCGAAAACCGCCAATCGCATCAAGCTCGGGATAGTCTGTCGGGGCGAAGGGAGAAGGTTTGAGATCCATTGCAAGCATCCTTCCAAGAAAAAAGAGGGAACACATCGTAGCTCTCGGGCCGGATCGATGCGTTCCCTCTCCTTAAACTGTGAACTTCACAAATGCCAGTGCATTTTGACACTTATGCGCCAGCATGCACGAGATCAGCCCCCTATTCAGGGATATCGATCTTGGCATCCTTGCGCAGGTCATCCAGCAGCGACTGGAACTTCTTCTGCGCCACAAAGGCGCGCAGCTGATCCTTGACGGAATCCAGGGTTGGCTTGGGGGCTTCCCGCTTGTCTTCCACCAGAATGACATGCCAGCCGAAGTCGGTTTTCACAGGCTTGTCAGTGTATTTGCCCTTGTCCAGAGCGAAGGCAGCGGCCTCGAAGCTAGGCACCATCTGGCCCTGGCCGAAATAGCCCAGATCCCCACCCTGCGATCCGGAAGGACCGGTGGACTTGGCTTTGGCCAGCTCGGCAAAATCGGCGCCGCCGTCAAGCTCCTTGATGATGGCGTTGGCTTCGTCTTCGGTCTTGACCAGAATGTGACGGGCCTTGACTTCCTGACGAACAGGCAAAGCAGCGATCTGCTCGTCATAGACAGCCTGCAGATCGGCGTCGGTGATGGCTTCATCCACATTCTTGCGGAAAAACTCTGTCTGAAGAGCCCGCTTTTTCATGAATTCGACCTGTTCATTGAAGGAATCGGTCTTGTCCAGCCCCTGCTTCAGCGCAGCCTGAGACACCAGTTCCATATTGACGAGCATCTCGGTCAGGGTCTTTTTCTTCTGTTCGGCAGGCATCTGCTGCGTCTGCTGACCGAGCTGATCTGCAATGAAATCAAACTCGCCTGCGGTGATTGCCTTGCCATTCACGGTGGCAACGACGCTATCGGCTGCAGCGTCCTGGGCGAGTGCGCCATAGACGCCGCCAATCAGAAAAAGAGAAGTCGCTGCTGCCAATGCAGACCGCTGGAAATAGGCACGAACCATCTGTATCTTTCCTATCGTTGTTCACTTTTGGAACGAAAAAAACTTAAAAACTGCCTCTCATGTGACCTACCCGCCTTTCTTGGCGTTGACAAGACAAAGACCCAATCTTATCTGTCAGCCGAGCAGTTTATTGCCAACTTAGGGTATCTGGCTGTTGACATTCATGTTGAAGCCGAGGCTTGTATCACTACGACCCTAGTCTCGCCGCAATTGCGTTACAAATAAGGCCGTCACAAAAATGTGGGGGCATTTTTCAAGGAAGGATCCGGTCTATGGCTGGTCTTGGAGCTATCGCCCGCAAACTCTTTGGAACGGCAAACGATCGTCGCATCAAGGGGTATCGTCCCACAGTCGCCGCCATCAACGCGCTGGAAGATGAATATTCCCAGCTTTCCGATGAGGCCTTGCGCAACAAGACCGTGGAGTTTCGTGAACA
Proteins encoded:
- a CDS encoding Flp family type IVb pilin produces the protein MLSLHATVWIIAMPKFRSFLIDDSGATALEYGLLAGLIGLVIVAALGDLVTRIEAAFAYLGSVLNGVMP
- the mutT gene encoding 8-oxo-dGTP diphosphatase MutT produces the protein MSAPEDKTHSPVRLLLVVAVALVDEDNRILIAQRPEGKNLAGLWEFPGGKLEAGERPEVALVRELEEELGIKTKEACLAPLTFASHAYDEFHLLMPLYICRRWEGVPQSQEGQALKWVRAGALRDFPMPPADLPLIAPLVDLLGA
- the argJ gene encoding bifunctional glutamate N-acetyltransferase/amino-acid acetyltransferase ArgJ; translated protein: MDLKPSPFAPTDYPELDAIGGFRLGVAATGVKYKGRNDLLVVEMAEGTTVAGVYTRSKCPSAPVDWCKAHLAGGSARALVVNASNANAFTGSAGVKTTTAVANAAAEACGGKPSEVFMASTGVIGEPLDPAPITSLFGTLFDSDKTNASFMDAARAIMTTDTFVKAATASADIDGTTVTIHGIAKGSGMIAPDMATMLGFVFTDAPVAAEALQALLSRHVDTSFNAITVDSDTSTSDTLMVFASGAGKGRGCPVIEKADDARLEAFSNALSALLQDLAKMVVRDGEGASKFLEITVSGAENDAAAKRVALAIANSPLVKTAAAGEDANWGRVVAAVGKAGEMADRDKLAIWFGPFRLAVDGMRDPDYSEEVASAYMKNDEIEIRADLGIGSGKATVWTCDLTHGYIAINGDYRS
- a CDS encoding peptidylprolyl isomerase; the encoded protein is MVRAYFQRSALAAATSLFLIGGVYGALAQDAAADSVVATVNGKAITAGEFDFIADQLGQQTQQMPAEQKKKTLTEMLVNMELVSQAALKQGLDKTDSFNEQVEFMKKRALQTEFFRKNVDEAITDADLQAVYDEQIAALPVRQEVKARHILVKTEDEANAIIKELDGGADFAELAKAKSTGPSGSQGGDLGYFGQGQMVPSFEAAAFALDKGKYTDKPVKTDFGWHVILVEDKREAPKPTLDSVKDQLRAFVAQKKFQSLLDDLRKDAKIDIPE